Sequence from the Candidatus Nanopelagicales bacterium genome:
GCTATGAATCCATCCAATTACGTGATTCTTTCTGCCCTGCTGTTCGGTATTGGAACCCTCGGGGTTCTAGTGCGCCGCAATGCCATCGTTGTGTTCATGAGTGTGGAACTCATGCTCAATGCAGCGAACCTGGCTTTCGTGGCGTTTGCCCGAATGAATGGAAATCTGGACGGCCAGGTCGTGGCGTT
This genomic interval carries:
- the nuoK gene encoding NADH-quinone oxidoreductase subunit NuoK, producing MNPSNYVILSALLFGIGTLGVLVRRNAIVVFMSVELMLNAANLAFVAFARMNGNLDGQVVAFFVMVVAAAEVVVGLAIIVQIFRSRRSASIDEPNLLKY